A genomic region of Verrucomicrobiota bacterium contains the following coding sequences:
- a CDS encoding mechanosensitive ion channel family protein: MASSDASHWENVAAVFCADVLQVGLPFLIAFLVLPRLGLPVTMLKNYREVTNVLIVLATGYVVCRQVNLAADKIILAHRVRGGVDIRSRALYTEVSALRKGILGVLAFLTVTTAMLFSAPLRQMGTSLLASTGLFSVVVGVAAQRSLGQLLAGFQLALTQPILLDDVVVINGEFGRIEEITLAYVVMNLWDQRRMVVPISYFLEKPFENWTRRSAELLSTVFLYFDYHLPLEELRAECSRVLAAHPLWDKRVDKLQLTDAREGSIQLRALVSAADPNALWTLRCDVREALVRFVQERYPTCLVRTRVTLDGPSNPASARLAVAGEAGDKS; the protein is encoded by the coding sequence TGCGGCGGTGTTTTGCGCCGACGTTTTGCAGGTGGGACTCCCGTTCCTGATTGCTTTTCTGGTACTGCCGCGCCTTGGGCTACCCGTGACCATGCTCAAGAACTACCGGGAAGTCACCAACGTCCTCATCGTGCTTGCAACCGGCTACGTCGTGTGCCGGCAGGTGAACCTGGCTGCCGACAAAATCATCCTGGCCCACCGCGTCCGGGGCGGGGTCGACATCCGTTCACGGGCCTTGTACACGGAAGTGTCAGCATTACGGAAAGGTATCCTGGGCGTGCTGGCGTTCCTTACCGTGACGACCGCGATGCTCTTCTCGGCTCCCTTGCGCCAGATGGGCACCAGTCTCCTGGCCTCCACGGGCCTCTTCAGCGTGGTTGTCGGCGTGGCGGCCCAACGTTCACTCGGGCAGCTTCTGGCAGGGTTCCAACTCGCCCTCACCCAACCCATCCTTCTGGATGACGTGGTGGTGATAAACGGCGAATTCGGCCGGATCGAAGAAATCACCCTCGCTTACGTCGTGATGAATCTGTGGGATCAACGGCGGATGGTCGTGCCCATCAGCTATTTTTTGGAAAAGCCGTTTGAGAACTGGACCCGCCGTTCGGCGGAATTGCTCAGCACCGTATTTCTGTACTTCGATTACCACCTGCCGTTAGAAGAGTTGCGGGCGGAATGTTCCCGCGTTCTGGCTGCACACCCGCTCTGGGACAAACGGGTCGATAAACTGCAGCTGACCGATGCCCGGGAAGGCTCCATCCAACTGCGAGCCCTGGTCAGCGCGGCCGACCCCAACGCGCTCTGGACGCTGCGCTGCGATGTTCGGGAGGCGCTGGTGCGTTTTGTTCAGGAACGATACCCTACGTGCCTCGTGCGGACGCGGGTGACGTTGGATGGGCCGTCGAACCCTGCCAGCGCTCGACTTGCCGTGGCCGGAGAGGCAGGAGATAAAAGCTGA
- a CDS encoding MFS transporter codes for MDVTTPDTDITAGTPAFRRVTLALTAAGFSTFAVLYCVQPLLPIFSADFRVSPAASSLGLSLCTGLLAIGLLMAGPLSEVAGRKPVMAGSLFASALLTLLASVAPNWPTLLILRALAGLTLSGVPAVAMAYLSEEMHAKTLGLAMGLYISGNALGGMTGRLVTGAVTDFVSWRAAIATIGALALLAAVAFWRSLPPSTNFTPHALRWREIPTSFLYHFRDPGLPWLFAEAFLVMGGFVTLYNYISFRLLAPPYKLSQTAVGAIFIVYLVGSASSTWVGHLAGRFGRRKVLWLTVVAAIAGVALTVSDQLVAILAGIVVVTAGFFGAHSVASSWVGRRASRHRGQAASLYLLFYYFGSSVLGTAGGWFWARHGWAGLAGFVMGLFGIALVIAIRLAGVPRLQPEATSPPLPQ; via the coding sequence ATGGACGTGACGACTCCGGACACGGACATCACAGCAGGAACCCCTGCCTTTCGTCGCGTCACTCTGGCGCTGACCGCGGCAGGATTCTCCACCTTCGCCGTGCTCTATTGCGTGCAGCCGCTGCTGCCGATTTTCAGCGCCGATTTCCGCGTCAGCCCGGCGGCGAGCAGCCTGGGTCTGTCCCTATGCACGGGCTTGCTCGCCATCGGTCTGCTCATGGCCGGTCCGCTCTCGGAAGTGGCGGGACGCAAACCGGTGATGGCGGGCTCCCTGTTCGCCTCGGCGCTCCTGACCCTCCTGGCCTCGGTGGCGCCAAACTGGCCTACGCTGCTCATCTTGCGAGCCTTAGCGGGCCTGACGCTTAGCGGGGTGCCGGCCGTGGCCATGGCCTACCTGAGTGAAGAGATGCACGCCAAAACCCTGGGGCTTGCCATGGGCCTCTACATTAGCGGCAACGCCCTCGGCGGCATGACGGGACGCCTGGTTACGGGTGCAGTGACCGATTTCGTTTCCTGGCGAGCGGCAATCGCCACCATTGGCGCGTTGGCCCTGCTCGCAGCCGTCGCGTTCTGGCGCAGCCTGCCTCCCTCGACTAACTTTACCCCGCACGCACTGCGCTGGCGCGAGATCCCGACGTCTTTCCTGTACCATTTCCGCGATCCGGGTTTGCCGTGGCTGTTCGCTGAAGCCTTTCTGGTCATGGGCGGTTTCGTCACGCTCTACAACTATATCAGCTTCCGGCTTCTCGCGCCGCCTTACAAGCTAAGCCAGACTGCCGTCGGCGCCATCTTCATCGTCTACCTGGTAGGGAGCGCCAGTTCAACCTGGGTTGGCCATTTGGCCGGACGCTTCGGCCGGCGGAAAGTGCTCTGGCTGACCGTCGTCGCCGCGATTGCTGGGGTAGCGTTGACCGTCTCGGATCAGCTCGTGGCCATCCTCGCCGGCATCGTCGTGGTCACCGCGGGCTTCTTTGGGGCGCATTCGGTGGCCAGCAGCTGGGTCGGACGGCGAGCGTCGCGGCACCGGGGGCAGGCCGCTTCATTGTACCTGCTTTTTTACTATTTTGGCTCGAGCGTACTCGGGACGGCCGGCGGATGGTTCTGGGCGCGGCACGGGTGGGCCGGTCTCGCCGGCTTCGTGATGGGCTTGTTTGGGATTGCGTTGGTGATCGCGATTCGCCTGGCGGGCGTGCCGCGACTTCAACCGGAGGCGACCAGCCCGCCGTTACCCCAGTAG